One Eurosta solidaginis isolate ZX-2024a chromosome 5, ASM4086904v1, whole genome shotgun sequence DNA segment encodes these proteins:
- the LOC137254632 gene encoding uncharacterized protein C3orf38 homolog, which yields MDILTIHGFDKKNMPITEQEKLGIADFLVEEEQNVPVLLQVARSVTKNICDVTTTQEALDYVYIQIGDTLALLNKRLITKEMIFKYLHQRKIQVNADFTKGALVSKIIEYWNSRLEFNIDQKKSSNISVAVNNSNSTQWSDTNSAIPNIAYNSSESNRNDASQQYPIHLLARKFTEWFFSNLNNHVLKVEDFWSDSQLQLRITATDQIKDYECAGASEVILNLLRSKEQFGFYFNPNLTHNGVQGRMNVHGLVLVLACGTLHTEQNCVGVFECTFGLLRDPFSENNWKVKTMQCVLRSQSAAIMPSLCDSETLVEALLLPIPEGEIT from the exons atgGACATTTTGACAATCCACggttttgataaaaaaaacatGCCAATCACTGAACAGGAAAAATTGGGCATTGCAGATTTTCTAGTAGAGGAAGAGCAGAACGTACCAGTATTGTTGCAAGTGGCCAGAAGCGTGACAAAGAACATTTGCGATGTGACGACAACACAAG AAGCGCTGGATTATGTGTACATACAAATTGGCGATACCTTAGCATTGCTTAATAAACGTTTAATAACAAAGGAAATGATCTTTAAATATTTGCATCAACGCAAAATTCAAGTGAATGCAGATTTTACAAAAGGCGCATTAGTTAGTAAAATTATAGAATATTGGAACTCTAGATTAGAGTTTAACATTGACCAAAAGAAGTCTAGTAATATTTCAGTTGCGGTTAACAACTCAAATTCCACACAATGGAGCGACACAAACTCCGCTATACCTAACATCGCATATAATTCTAGTGAATCGAATCGCAACGATGCATCACAACAATATCCCATACATTTGCTAGCACGAAAATTTACTGAATGGTTTTTCAGTAATCTTAATAACCATGTTTTAAAAGTTGAGGATTTTTGGTCAGACTCTCAATTACAATTGCGAATAACTGCAACCGATCAAATAAAGGATTATGAATGTGCCGGAGCAAGTGAAGTAATTTTAAATCTTTTACGTTCGAAAGAGCAATTTGGTTTCTATTTCAATCCAAATCTTACACATAATGGCGTGCAGGGACGTATGAATGTACACGGTTTAGTATTGGTATTAGCTTGCGGCACACTACATACAGAACAAAATTGTGTGGGCGTATTTGAGTGTACATTTGGATTATTGCGAGATCCTTTTTCGGAAAATAATTGGAAAGTAAAAACCATGCAATGTGTATTACGTAGTCAATCTGCTGCCATAATGCCCAGCTTATGCGATAGCGAAACACTCGTTGAGGCGCTGCTTTTACCGATTCCGGAGGGTGAAATAACGTAG